A genomic segment from Phormidium ambiguum IAM M-71 encodes:
- a CDS encoding ATP-binding protein has product MTQSRIITAEEASLTNCEIEPIHTPGSIQPHGILLVLKEPDLTILQASENTKEIIGIQAETLIDNNLDILLDTLQIKCLKECLLNEELQSFNPIKLSIKTNLIPVSFDGIIHRINGLLILELESTTSLEYMPFFSFYHYIRTAASKIQESPNLQQLCQNIATEVRHLSGFDRVMVYKFSTDGHGEVIAEDKREDLTTYLGLNYPASDIPKQARKLYCLNWIRLIADVNYQPVPIIPSNNPLTNDPIDLSFTGLRSVSPLHIEYLQNMGVGASMSISLMKDQQLWGLVACHHYSPKYISYEARTACKFLGQVMSVELSSKADTENYDYQIKLKSLISRFIEYMSSEQNVVDGLLKHYPNLLELVSAEGAAVCLENECRVIGKTPSLSELSSLIEWIGNNFKQDVFYTDSLPKLHPEAEKYKDVASGLIGISLSQTQNHYVLCFRPEVVQTVNWAGNPHEPAEITKVMEDGSLRLSPRKSFELWKEIVKFKSLPWKQCEIEAVQELRNAIIKIVLRQADELAKLNAALQKSEAREREKAAQLEQALKELQRTQTQLVQSEKMSALGQMVAGIAHEINNPINFIYGNLSHADEYTQDLLELLSLYQKHFPVPGKEIKEKAEQVELDFLVEDLPKLLASMKLGAERIREIVLALRNFSRLDESEMKFVDIHEGIDSTLLILSNRIKSSPNRTGIEIIKKYGKLPKVECYAGQLNQVFMNILANAIDALEEGLENTSLVDWEQPDSKYSLPTIEISTKAIANNYVTISIKDNGPGITEEMKNRLFDPFFTTKTVGKGTGIGLAISYAVVVEKHQGNLTCNSVQGKGAEFIIEIPIKATLNIS; this is encoded by the coding sequence ATGACTCAAAGTCGAATTATTACAGCAGAAGAAGCTAGTTTAACTAACTGCGAAATAGAACCAATCCACACTCCAGGCTCAATTCAACCTCATGGTATTTTATTAGTCTTAAAAGAACCTGATTTAACCATCTTGCAAGCCAGTGAAAATACAAAAGAAATTATTGGAATCCAAGCTGAAACCTTGATCGATAATAACTTAGATATATTACTTGACACATTGCAAATAAAATGCCTTAAAGAATGCTTGTTAAATGAAGAACTTCAATCATTTAATCCTATTAAATTATCTATAAAAACTAACTTAATCCCTGTTTCTTTTGACGGGATAATTCATCGGATCAATGGATTATTAATTCTGGAATTAGAATCAACAACTTCTCTAGAATATATGCCATTTTTTAGTTTTTATCATTATATTAGAACCGCAGCTTCTAAAATTCAAGAATCACCTAATTTACAGCAACTATGCCAAAATATAGCCACAGAAGTACGTCATCTATCAGGCTTTGATAGAGTCATGGTATACAAATTCAGTACTGATGGTCATGGAGAAGTAATTGCCGAAGATAAACGAGAAGATTTAACCACGTATTTAGGATTAAACTATCCAGCTTCAGATATTCCTAAACAAGCCAGAAAGCTATATTGTTTAAATTGGATTAGATTAATTGCTGATGTTAATTATCAACCAGTTCCAATTATACCCTCCAATAATCCTTTAACTAATGACCCAATAGATTTAAGTTTCACAGGTTTAAGAAGTGTTTCTCCTCTACACATAGAATATTTACAAAATATGGGTGTTGGCGCTTCTATGTCTATATCTTTAATGAAAGATCAACAACTTTGGGGGTTAGTCGCTTGCCATCATTATTCACCAAAATATATTAGTTATGAAGCTCGGACAGCTTGTAAATTTTTAGGACAAGTAATGTCAGTCGAACTTTCTTCAAAAGCAGACACGGAAAATTATGATTATCAAATTAAACTAAAATCCCTAATTTCTAGATTCATTGAATATATGTCCAGTGAACAAAATGTGGTAGATGGATTACTGAAACACTATCCGAATCTACTAGAATTAGTCAGTGCGGAAGGAGCCGCAGTTTGTTTAGAAAATGAATGTAGAGTTATTGGTAAAACTCCATCCTTAAGCGAACTTAGCAGCTTAATTGAGTGGATAGGCAATAACTTTAAACAAGATGTTTTTTATACAGATTCCTTACCAAAACTTCATCCCGAAGCCGAAAAATATAAGGATGTTGCTAGTGGCTTAATTGGAATTTCCCTTTCCCAAACTCAGAATCATTATGTGTTATGTTTTCGACCAGAAGTTGTGCAAACTGTAAATTGGGCAGGTAATCCCCACGAACCAGCAGAAATCACTAAAGTTATGGAAGATGGCAGTTTGCGTCTTTCCCCACGTAAATCCTTTGAATTGTGGAAAGAAATCGTTAAATTTAAATCCTTACCTTGGAAACAGTGTGAAATAGAAGCTGTACAAGAACTCAGAAACGCCATTATTAAAATTGTTCTGCGTCAAGCAGATGAACTTGCCAAATTAAATGCAGCGTTGCAAAAATCAGAAGCTAGAGAACGAGAAAAAGCGGCTCAATTAGAACAAGCACTTAAAGAACTTCAGCGTACCCAAACTCAGTTAGTGCAAAGTGAAAAAATGTCAGCCTTGGGACAAATGGTAGCCGGAATTGCTCACGAAATTAACAACCCAATTAACTTTATTTATGGTAATTTAAGTCACGCTGATGAATACACCCAAGATTTGTTAGAACTTCTGAGTTTGTATCAGAAACATTTCCCTGTACCTGGAAAAGAAATTAAGGAAAAGGCTGAACAAGTTGAATTAGATTTTTTGGTAGAAGATTTGCCGAAACTTCTAGCTTCTATGAAACTGGGAGCAGAAAGGATTCGAGAAATTGTTTTAGCATTGCGGAATTTTTCCCGGCTTGATGAAAGCGAAATGAAATTTGTCGATATTCATGAGGGAATAGATAGCACTTTGTTAATCTTGAGTAATCGCATAAAATCTAGTCCGAATCGTACAGGAATAGAGATAATTAAAAAATATGGCAAACTCCCTAAAGTAGAGTGTTACGCAGGTCAACTCAATCAAGTATTTATGAACATTTTAGCTAATGCCATTGACGCTTTAGAAGAAGGACTTGAAAATACTTCATTAGTAGATTGGGAACAACCAGATTCTAAATACTCATTACCTACGATCGAAATTAGCACTAAAGCAATTGCTAATAATTATGTAACTATTAGCATTAAAGATAATGGCCCCGGCATCACAGAAGAAATGAAAAACCGCTTATTCGATCCATTTTTTACTACTAAAACCGTAGGTAAAGGTACGGGAATTGGATTAGCCATTAGCTATGCAGTTGTCGTGG